In a single window of the Flavobacterium ammoniigenes genome:
- a CDS encoding exonuclease domain-containing protein produces MNLSKIAQEYYNLGFIPTCISYLKTEYNIKENNPEKAPCHPWRRWQIRRPELKDITSLPWEYSSGIGAVLGNTRSYGKHHRCIDIDNCSSIDLIKDILRQLFLPEDYEWVVKTPNGFHIHVYSGDIEFASAEDLHEGVLALLPNETYKNKFKRIELRWAHHVVLPPTILNGIEYKFLFCDNQFPVNEPKRIDADSTLFFLAKYCGSYSENFNLNDGNKAIINNFYFKVTYGSDDLSKRGFPDGLQVFKLSSFNENIIQAENNSDLIYSSNNDIRFSPLFLDIETTGLINNPTNYDLYPRVIQIAYTEQKVETINHERRSVSIIANHYIRPDDFTVSNEIQNLTGLSDSYLSENGIGIEDVLMGFRFINERQTHIISYNTEFDMSILDSEYLRLKKSKPYIDNYLRQGGLQIFCLMKKINSIYGGKYLNLIDAYELLFKEPLPIKTHNAVNDVEILMDCFYLLVLYKHIRLVNQGRTLI; encoded by the coding sequence ATGAATTTATCGAAAATAGCACAAGAATATTATAATTTAGGATTTATACCTACTTGTATATCATATTTAAAAACTGAATATAACATAAAGGAAAATAATCCTGAAAAAGCACCCTGTCATCCTTGGAGAAGGTGGCAAATAAGAAGACCTGAATTAAAAGATATTACTAGTCTACCTTGGGAATATTCAAGTGGTATAGGTGCTGTTTTAGGAAATACCCGAAGTTATGGGAAACATCATAGGTGCATTGATATTGATAACTGTTCAAGTATAGATCTTATAAAAGATATACTAAGACAATTGTTCCTTCCAGAAGACTATGAGTGGGTAGTGAAAACACCTAATGGATTTCATATACATGTATATTCTGGTGATATTGAATTTGCTTCTGCTGAAGATTTACATGAAGGGGTATTGGCTTTATTACCTAACGAAACTTATAAAAATAAATTTAAAAGGATTGAATTAAGATGGGCACATCATGTTGTTCTCCCTCCAACTATTTTAAACGGTATCGAGTACAAATTTTTATTTTGTGATAATCAATTTCCAGTTAACGAGCCTAAACGAATTGATGCAGATTCAACTTTGTTTTTTTTGGCAAAATATTGTGGTTCTTATTCTGAAAATTTTAATTTAAATGATGGAAACAAGGCAATTATTAATAACTTTTATTTTAAAGTGACTTATGGTTCAGATGATTTGTCCAAAAGAGGATTCCCTGATGGATTACAAGTGTTTAAATTATCAAGTTTTAATGAAAATATAATTCAAGCCGAGAATAATAGTGATTTAATATATTCAAGTAATAATGATATACGATTTAGTCCTTTATTTTTAGACATCGAAACGACAGGACTTATAAATAACCCCACAAACTATGATTTATATCCTAGAGTTATACAAATAGCTTATACTGAACAAAAAGTAGAAACTATAAATCATGAAAGGCGTTCGGTTTCAATTATCGCAAATCACTATATTAGACCTGATGATTTTACAGTCTCAAATGAAATACAAAATTTAACTGGGTTGAGCGATTCTTATTTATCAGAAAACGGTATTGGGATAGAAGATGTTTTAATGGGATTTAGATTTATTAATGAAAGACAAACTCATATTATTTCTTATAATACTGAATTTGATATGTCTATATTAGATAGCGAATATTTAAGATTAAAAAAATCAAAACCTTACATAGACAACTACCTTCGACAAGGTGGGTTGCAAATTTTTTGTTTAATGAAAAAAATAAACTCTATTTATGGTGGTAAATATTTAAATTTAATTGATGCTTATGAATTGCTTTTTAAGGAGCCACTACCAATAAAAACTCATAATGCAGTTAATGATGTAGAAATATTGATGGATTGTTTTTATTTGTTGGTTTTATATAAACATATTAGATTAGTCAACCAAGGGAGAACATTAATTTAG
- a CDS encoding vWA domain-containing protein, whose translation MKNKKTLYHFVLDKSGSMSNCIESTVNGFNAQLETIQKLQKEFPEQHFLVSLTIFDDKVDDVQLNQTIDALEFLSTTRYRPSGTTALLDAIGMSINSIRIANESKILNDEMSIVMVILTDGLENASREFTFHQIAKTIKSLEDTEKWTFNFLGADIDAIHTSKMLNIKTENVVSFSKSDMGEMMNHVSEGMRQYSLSKSKGITKNNFLDFIKNKDLRKNK comes from the coding sequence ATGAAAAACAAAAAAACACTTTACCATTTTGTATTAGACAAAAGTGGTTCCATGAGCAATTGCATCGAATCTACTGTAAACGGATTTAATGCACAATTAGAAACAATTCAAAAATTGCAAAAAGAATTTCCAGAACAACATTTTTTAGTTTCCCTTACAATTTTTGATGACAAGGTTGATGATGTTCAATTAAATCAAACCATAGATGCTCTCGAATTTTTAAGTACGACAAGATATCGACCAAGTGGAACTACTGCGTTATTAGATGCTATCGGAATGTCTATTAACTCTATCAGAATAGCTAATGAATCAAAAATATTGAATGACGAAATGAGTATTGTAATGGTTATACTGACTGATGGATTAGAAAATGCAAGTCGAGAATTTACCTTTCATCAAATTGCAAAAACTATTAAATCATTAGAAGATACAGAAAAATGGACATTCAATTTTTTAGGGGCAGATATTGATGCGATTCACACTTCAAAAATGTTAAACATAAAAACTGAAAATGTAGTTTCTTTTAGTAAGAGTGATATGGGTGAAATGATGAATCATGTCAGTGAAGGGATGAGACAATATTCCCTTAGTAAATCAAAAGGAATAACAAAGAATAACTTTCTCGATTTTATTAAGAACAAGGATTTAAGGAAAAATAAATAA
- a CDS encoding vWA domain-containing protein: MTDLRNFTISSTNPCLIIFLIDQSGSMSEKFGNTTHDKAKEVANAINELLYEVGLRCYSGDDIKNRFEIGIIGYGKENNVQSGWEGELLNKWVVSIKNIFEYPLKEEDNKPVWITPIASGSTPMKKAFENAKRLCQDWINWGNHSECHPPIIINITDGEATDGGNNYQSLINEVNELKLLRTNYGLVNVLNIHISEKISDRVLFPNEVDNLNNKFSRLLFDMSTPLNENMVRIALQKGYNISNNPKGYIYNGNAVDLINFLNIGTPQ, encoded by the coding sequence ATGACAGATTTAAGAAATTTTACAATTAGCAGTACTAATCCTTGTCTCATTATTTTCTTAATTGACCAGAGCGGATCAATGAGTGAAAAATTTGGAAATACAACGCATGATAAAGCTAAAGAAGTTGCGAATGCAATAAATGAATTATTGTATGAAGTTGGTTTACGATGTTATTCTGGGGACGATATAAAAAATAGATTTGAAATTGGAATAATTGGTTACGGCAAAGAAAACAATGTACAATCTGGTTGGGAAGGAGAATTGTTAAACAAATGGGTAGTTTCAATTAAAAATATTTTTGAATATCCATTAAAAGAGGAAGACAATAAACCAGTATGGATTACTCCAATTGCTAGTGGTTCTACACCAATGAAAAAGGCATTTGAAAATGCAAAACGACTTTGTCAGGATTGGATTAATTGGGGGAATCATAGTGAATGCCATCCTCCAATTATTATAAATATTACAGATGGAGAAGCTACAGATGGTGGAAATAATTATCAAAGTTTGATAAACGAAGTAAATGAACTAAAACTATTAAGAACAAATTACGGATTAGTAAATGTTTTAAATATTCATATTTCTGAAAAAATTTCCGATAGAGTATTGTTTCCTAACGAAGTTGATAACCTTAATAATAAATTTTCAAGATTATTATTTGATATGTCAACACCTTTAAATGAAAATATGGTTAGAATTGCTTTACAAAAAGGATATAATATTTCTAACAATCCGAAGGGATATATTTATAATGGTAATGCAGTTGATTTAATAAATTTCTTAAACATTGGAACTCCACAATAA
- a CDS encoding helix-turn-helix transcriptional regulator, with protein MGISRSAYRRYKVIDSLLRNTMRPYPTLVDIQEACENKLDISPSLDTLEKDIRNMKLPEPDGFDAPIYYCRLNKGYQYTNPNFSINSIGLTDTDINSIKEAMELLQNISGERVGERFSYAIDKILTSFKETFPDGNSKRKIIQTDYVPGARGFENFDLLFRACKNKYSISFVHYSYNKREFKSVIVHPVMLKEFENKWYLVGYSESHDALRTFGFDRIYQPLFLKRKFIDRDAVEVESYCKDIYGVYPIENQPTQTITFLTSYKITNYFDAYPIHSSQKGEKNESGSSFFTLEVVPSVELIRLFRSYGKNLEVINPQWLRDQTKTLL; from the coding sequence ATGGGTATTTCTAGGTCGGCTTACCGAAGGTATAAAGTGATAGACTCTTTATTGCGCAATACTATGCGTCCCTATCCTACTTTAGTAGATATTCAGGAAGCATGTGAAAATAAGTTGGATATTTCACCTTCTTTGGATACGCTTGAGAAAGATATTCGTAATATGAAATTACCTGAACCGGATGGTTTTGATGCTCCCATTTACTATTGCCGATTAAACAAAGGGTATCAATATACCAATCCTAATTTTTCAATTAATTCAATAGGTCTAACTGATACGGATATTAATAGTATTAAAGAGGCAATGGAGTTGTTACAGAATATTAGCGGGGAGAGGGTAGGTGAACGCTTTAGTTATGCTATTGATAAGATTCTAACCAGTTTTAAAGAAACATTTCCAGATGGAAATAGTAAACGTAAAATTATCCAAACGGATTATGTTCCAGGGGCAAGAGGATTTGAAAATTTTGATTTGTTATTCAGAGCTTGTAAAAACAAATACTCAATTTCATTTGTACATTATTCGTATAACAAAAGAGAGTTCAAGTCGGTTATTGTTCATCCAGTGATGCTCAAGGAATTTGAAAATAAGTGGTATTTAGTAGGCTATTCTGAAAGTCATGATGCTCTTAGAACTTTTGGATTTGATCGAATTTACCAACCTTTATTTTTGAAGAGAAAATTTATTGATAGAGATGCTGTTGAGGTGGAGAGTTATTGTAAAGATATTTACGGAGTTTATCCCATTGAAAACCAACCCACACAAACTATAACTTTTTTGACTTCCTACAAAATAACCAATTACTTTGACGCCTATCCAATTCACTCAAGTCAGAAGGGTGAAAAAAATGAATCGGGCTCTAGTTTTTTTACCCTTGAAGTAGTTCCAAGTGTAGAACTAATTCGTTTATTTCGATCGTATGGTAAAAACTTAGAAGTTATTAATCCGCAATGGTTAAGAGACCAGACAAAAACATTACTATAG
- a CDS encoding DUF6717 family protein yields MKTYTFNKEDGNWYIDLPEWQESKSALQMVAGADILLDELSNNQTSVHLSISTKEKPADYTTLKKMINTPVTGGALYHLGLKPIWLCDVTKFVFGEFPQKIHFKVI; encoded by the coding sequence ATGAAAACATACACTTTTAATAAAGAAGATGGGAATTGGTATATTGACCTTCCTGAATGGCAAGAATCAAAAAGTGCTCTTCAAATGGTAGCAGGGGCTGATATTTTACTTGATGAACTTTCAAACAATCAAACCTCAGTTCATTTATCTATTTCTACAAAAGAAAAACCAGCTGATTATACTACTTTAAAAAAAATGATAAACACTCCGGTAACGGGAGGGGCATTGTATCATTTAGGTTTAAAACCTATATGGTTATGTGATGTAACAAAATTTGTTTTTGGGGAATTTCCTCAAAAAATACATTTTAAAGTAATTTAA
- a CDS encoding DUF805 domain-containing protein, giving the protein MFENAFSFEGRIRRTEYGISGIIYGFFVVVINLIISGSDGDLAILGLAYIPMLWFFWAQGAKRCHDVGNSGWWQLIPFYGFWLLFQDGDYGQNKYGNNPKEILQNTINYGSSHNQQSSNPAGGYNQGSYSGGHNNQNNSDFSNNQSNSSYSKTNTSGEYNSGELYK; this is encoded by the coding sequence ATGTTTGAAAATGCATTTTCATTTGAAGGAAGAATTAGAAGAACCGAATACGGAATTTCGGGTATTATTTACGGATTCTTTGTTGTGGTAATTAATTTAATTATCTCCGGAAGTGATGGAGACTTAGCTATACTTGGACTAGCATATATCCCAATGTTGTGGTTTTTTTGGGCTCAAGGTGCTAAAAGATGTCACGATGTTGGAAATAGTGGATGGTGGCAATTAATTCCTTTTTATGGGTTTTGGCTTTTATTTCAAGATGGAGATTATGGCCAAAATAAATATGGAAACAATCCTAAAGAAATTCTACAAAACACCATTAATTATGGTTCATCTCATAATCAACAATCTTCTAATCCAGCTGGAGGTTATAATCAAGGTAGTTATAGTGGGGGACATAATAATCAAAATAACTCAGATTTTTCAAATAACCAATCGAATTCAAGTTATTCTAAAACTAATACATCTGGAGAATATAACAGTGGGGAACTATACAAATAG